TTGACCAGCCCTGTCACTGTGCCGTGTGCACTGATCTGCCTCGTGCTGTTTGGCCTGTTATGGCTGCTGAGCCTGCTCCAGATAAAATTGATAAACGGTATATTTATCATCTTATTCCTGATCATAGGGTATCCATTTATTATGGTATTGCAGCTAAGTACTGTCTCACTGTATCACCTGCTGCGTGAACGTCCGCACATCAGCGATACCGGTTTCACGTTCCATCGCCGCTTTAAAAAAGTGACGGTCTTGTGGACTAACATCAAGTTCATCCGCGAGGTCTGGACGCCGCCGATGAATACAACATATCAATTCCATTTTCATGAAGGCCAACGGCTGCAAATAACCGCCACTGACGACAGTAAGCAAGTCGTGGAAGAAGCAAAGAAGCTGGGGATACCATTTGAGCAGGACAGTATCAGCAAAACCTGGCATGACAATGAGCGTGCAACAGCTATTCCCGCACCAGGTAAGCCAGACCCGGACTAAACCTCATCCGCTATACTGTGACAAATCCATATTTTTACGAGAGCCAATACCGCGATAGCATGGATCAACTCCCGATTATCTTCTTCCCTGGTATCAACGGTGATGCACGCATATTTGCAGAACAGCTAAAAGCCTTCCCCACCTTAAAAATCGCGCAGTGGCTGCCGCCAGCCCGCTCAGAGAGCATGGCGGCGTATGCAAAGCGTATGGCAAGAGCAGTTGATCCGGGTGGCCCGTGCCTGGTCGGTGGCACCTCTTTTGGCGGCATCATCGCACTTGAAGCGGCGCATCACCTGCAAGCGCAAGCCTGCCTGCTATTTGCATCCAGCCGCGACGCCCATGGCCTGCCGACTAGCTTGCGCATGGCGAGGCAGTTGGGCAAACTGATCAGTGCTGACACCATCTGGAAATGGACAATGCGGTGGCAAGATGCAAGCATCGCCAGCCTGCCATCGGCCAGAAAAAAACGCCAACGCCTGTCGCCAACGCAGCAGCATTTTCGTGACTGGGCCCTGTCTGCCTTACTGGACTGGAAGCCTGCTCCCGCAGCCTGTCCGGTCATGCAACTGCACGGCAGCAAGGACAATGTCTTTGACGCCAGGCGCAGCAAGGCCAACCGCATCATCCCCGGTGCCGGGCATGTGATGACGCGTACGCATAGCGAAGAGGTCAATCAGTTCATCATCAAAGCAATTGAATCCTGCCATGCGTCAGAGACAGACATCACCAGCATCCAGCAAAACAGGCATCGCCATGAATGACCGCGTCACGTTTTCAGACCTCATGCTTTTTGTGGTCTTGCTGCTGAGCTGCCCCATATGGCTAAGTTGCCTACTCATGGTGTGGATACTGAGCATCGTTTTTTTGCCTTTGTTGATACTAAAACTGCCACTGAATATTAAAATCTTCCTCACAGATGTGATGACGCTAACTGGTTTGCCATTCTTGTTCATCGCTACCCTCGGGAGTAAAGGCTTTTATCACCTGATACGAAAGCGCCCGCAAGTCACGCAAAACGGATTTACTTATCGCCAGGGATTTAGCTCAAGAGAAATCACCTGGGCAGAAGTTGCATTCATCAAATGGTCGAACTTTATACCTGATGGCGATGCCTATGAATTTACCCTGATTGACGGTAATGTATTCAGCTTCAACTCCTATGTAAAAATCCAGTATCTGCTTGAACAGTCGCAGAAAGCGGGAGTGGAGTTCAGACGCTGGGACAGACCAAATAAATCTGC
This is a stretch of genomic DNA from Undibacterium sp. KW1. It encodes these proteins:
- a CDS encoding alpha/beta fold hydrolase, translating into MDQLPIIFFPGINGDARIFAEQLKAFPTLKIAQWLPPARSESMAAYAKRMARAVDPGGPCLVGGTSFGGIIALEAAHHLQAQACLLFASSRDAHGLPTSLRMARQLGKLISADTIWKWTMRWQDASIASLPSARKKRQRLSPTQQHFRDWALSALLDWKPAPAACPVMQLHGSKDNVFDARRSKANRIIPGAGHVMTRTHSEEVNQFIIKAIESCHASETDITSIQQNRHRHE